One Paenibacillus sp. FSL H7-0737 DNA segment encodes these proteins:
- a CDS encoding exo-beta-N-acetylmuramidase NamZ family protein: protein MVLNGIDSITNYRYLFEGKRVGLITAPTGLTKDFASTITILHDNFNLAAMFSPEHGVRGDLDAGAVVDTYMDPFTNVPVYSLYRKDSKRLTKEMLNEVDIIVYDIQDVGVRYYTFIYTMLYALEDCANAGVEFVVLDRVNPLNGVTVEGNVLKPGFKSFVGNYELAVRYGLTAGEVATMANDQMNWNASLHVVRLEGWERSMSFPDTGLTWVHPSLGIPRYETALLYTGTCLFEGTNCSEGRGTTFPFEMIGAPFIQAQQLADEMNAKGIPGVLFRPVHFKPTSSKHCGELCGGVQIYITDLQVLRPLEVGVTLLFTIRDLYEQFSFLPPVKEGSRPFIDLLGGDNMYRTENMQAKQMLEQFAAESKQFAEITQQYHLYC from the coding sequence ATGGTGTTAAATGGGATTGATTCTATAACGAATTATCGTTATTTGTTCGAAGGTAAGCGCGTAGGATTGATTACAGCGCCGACAGGTCTTACGAAGGATTTTGCATCAACGATTACTATATTACATGATAATTTTAATCTTGCTGCGATGTTTTCACCTGAGCATGGCGTTCGCGGAGATTTGGATGCAGGGGCAGTAGTAGACACTTACATGGATCCTTTTACGAATGTTCCAGTCTATAGCTTGTACCGTAAAGACTCCAAGCGTTTAACAAAAGAAATGCTGAATGAAGTAGACATCATTGTATACGATATTCAAGATGTTGGTGTACGCTATTACACATTTATTTATACGATGCTGTATGCACTTGAAGATTGTGCAAATGCAGGTGTAGAATTTGTTGTTCTTGATCGTGTTAATCCGCTTAACGGGGTAACGGTAGAAGGGAATGTCTTGAAGCCCGGCTTCAAATCATTTGTTGGAAATTACGAGCTAGCCGTACGATACGGCTTAACAGCAGGTGAGGTAGCAACGATGGCAAATGATCAAATGAATTGGAATGCATCGCTGCATGTCGTTCGTTTGGAAGGCTGGGAACGGAGCATGTCCTTCCCGGATACAGGATTAACTTGGGTTCATCCTTCACTTGGAATACCACGATATGAAACGGCGTTATTATATACAGGAACATGTTTATTTGAAGGCACAAACTGCTCCGAAGGACGTGGAACAACGTTCCCTTTTGAAATGATTGGTGCTCCGTTCATTCAAGCGCAGCAATTGGCAGATGAGATGAATGCAAAAGGTATCCCGGGTGTGCTTTTTCGTCCAGTTCATTTCAAGCCAACGTCATCTAAACATTGTGGCGAGCTATGCGGCGGGGTACAAATTTACATTACAGATCTCCAAGTGCTGAGGCCTTTAGAAGTTGGGGTAACCTTATTATTTACGATAAGAGATTTGTACGAGCAATTTTCATTCCTGCCTCCTGTGAAGGAGGGCTCTCGTCCATTTATCGATTTGCTGGGGGGAGACAACATGTATCGTACGGAAAATATGCAAGCCAAGCAGATGCTTGAACAGTTTGCAGCGGAAAGCAAGCAATTTGCAGAAATAACACAGCAGTATCATTTATATTGCTAG
- a CDS encoding PIG-L deacetylase family protein, with amino-acid sequence MSEKFTVLAIGAHVGDVELASGGVLASHSLKGDRIVTLALTAGERGVPAGQDIKEYRQQKVKEAQVFADMLGGEAIVFDDYCDGELPDNQEVRMKVCDVIRRVKPNIIITHWKNSMHKDHALTHHIVNDARFFASLSSFERALPAHFAARLYYSENWEDAVDYVPYVYVDFDQAAFDLWIDALSKHWFVTNSKSFKYMDYYKALAVVRGCEARKTYAEAFMVPAETVKVRQSSLW; translated from the coding sequence ATGAGCGAAAAATTCACAGTATTAGCAATTGGAGCACATGTTGGTGATGTGGAGCTAGCTTCTGGTGGTGTACTCGCAAGTCATAGTTTAAAGGGAGATCGCATTGTGACACTAGCGTTAACTGCGGGTGAACGAGGGGTCCCGGCAGGACAGGATATAAAGGAATATCGTCAGCAAAAAGTGAAAGAGGCACAGGTTTTTGCGGATATGCTAGGCGGTGAAGCCATTGTATTCGATGATTATTGTGACGGAGAGTTGCCTGACAATCAGGAAGTTCGTATGAAGGTTTGTGATGTAATTCGTCGCGTGAAGCCTAACATTATTATTACACACTGGAAAAACAGTATGCATAAGGACCATGCGCTAACGCATCATATCGTAAATGATGCCCGTTTCTTCGCAAGTCTATCATCCTTTGAACGAGCGCTCCCCGCGCACTTTGCAGCAAGATTATATTACTCCGAAAACTGGGAGGATGCGGTTGATTATGTCCCTTACGTATATGTGGATTTTGATCAAGCGGCATTTGATCTATGGATAGATGCTTTAAGCAAGCATTGGTTTGTGACGAATAGCAAATCTTTCAAATACATGGATTACTATAAAGCACTAGCAGTTGTTCGCGGCTGTGAAGCAAGAAAGACATATGCAGAAGCATTTATGGTGCCTGCTGAAACGGTGAAGGTTAGGCAGTCTAGTCTTTGGTAA
- a CDS encoding GNAT family N-acetyltransferase translates to MLRIRPFSIEDHSAVVELWNREATKYDYKPFTEREFQDTFIDHPYFDADCIWVGCDEKGIVGFAAGCCGEDLPLGDVAGYITSVIIDTHVASLELYDAFLLRLEKRFQELGKRQADVLFFNPVKLKWSIPSAPQHEHNNAPGISKDQPLYEALMARGYEDRATQCGMYLKLGSFIVPEDILDKETNANSKDYYITSYVPDLHTGLEATLAALQNPQWKKDVVTYVKVGAPLVVAVYGNEVVGFAGPIISQPDGRAFFCGIGVHPEHEGHGLGSVLFFRMVEAFQNVSCQYISLFTGNNNPALRIYQKAGFTIEKQFSILRREL, encoded by the coding sequence ATGTTGCGAATCAGACCCTTTTCAATTGAAGATCACTCTGCAGTTGTAGAGCTTTGGAATCGTGAGGCTACAAAATATGATTATAAGCCATTTACAGAGCGAGAGTTTCAAGATACATTCATCGACCATCCTTATTTTGACGCTGACTGTATATGGGTAGGCTGTGACGAAAAAGGGATTGTTGGTTTTGCAGCTGGCTGCTGCGGTGAAGATCTCCCTCTTGGAGATGTGGCCGGTTATATTACGAGTGTTATTATAGATACCCATGTGGCTTCTCTGGAGCTTTACGATGCTTTTCTATTGCGTTTAGAAAAAAGATTCCAAGAACTTGGGAAAAGACAAGCGGATGTATTGTTTTTCAACCCTGTTAAGCTGAAGTGGAGTATACCAAGTGCACCTCAGCATGAGCATAATAATGCCCCGGGTATCAGTAAGGACCAGCCATTATATGAAGCTTTAATGGCTAGAGGCTACGAAGATCGAGCGACGCAATGCGGCATGTATTTAAAACTCGGAAGCTTTATAGTTCCCGAAGATATTTTAGATAAGGAAACCAATGCAAATAGCAAGGACTATTACATTACGTCCTATGTCCCTGATTTACATACTGGGCTTGAAGCAACGCTTGCTGCCCTGCAAAATCCGCAGTGGAAGAAGGATGTTGTTACTTATGTGAAGGTTGGCGCACCGCTTGTAGTAGCTGTGTACGGAAACGAGGTTGTGGGCTTTGCAGGTCCAATTATTTCGCAGCCTGATGGAAGAGCATTTTTTTGCGGTATCGGAGTGCACCCAGAGCATGAGGGGCATGGCCTTGGCAGTGTATTATTTTTCCGAATGGTTGAAGCTTTTCAAAATGTGAGCTGTCAATATATCTCTCTATTCACTGGAAATAATAATCCGGCTCTTCGAATCTATCAAAAAGCGGGCTTTACTATTGAAAAACAATTTTCTATATTGCGGAGGGAACTTTAA